The genomic segment CGGCATACGCGACAACTTGAAAATCAATAACGTGGGCGATTTCGGGCACGGTGGCCGCAAACGTGAGCGAGGTCGGTGTCGGGAAGACCGGCTCGGGCTTCGTATTCCGGCGCCCGGGCGAAGAACCTGCCCCCGGCCTCGGAATGCGGCGTGCTCGGTGGTGAGCCGCCCCGGTCGTTCCCCACGGGCGGATACCGTACTCCTCCCGACGGAACGTTGAGCGAATGTGCTCTCGTTCGACCTCGGAAGTCCGTGAAAAGTGCGAGTGGGGCCCGGAATAGTTCGACAACCGCTAAAAAACCCCTAGGTTCCCTACACGCATCTCAGAACTCCAGCCAGAGCCACCGTCCGCTGCCGCTCGATCGGATCGACCACATCCGCAGGACGCGGTTGCGAGCGGGGGGCGAGCGGCTCGCTGTCCTGTGCGACGGCAACGCCCGTGCGGTGCGGCGGGCGTCACCGGAGGGGCAACACCGTGAAGGGCTCCGATCCCGGGCGACGGTCGCTCGCCGCCACACCGGCCCCGCGACCGGGGCCGCACCTCTCTCGGCGCGTGCTCCTCGCCGGTCTGGCGGCGGGCGGCTTCGCGACCGCGTTCGGCCTGACCAAGCTCGTCCGATACCAATCCACGCCCCCGGGAATGGTCCGGGTGCCCGGCGGCGAGTTCACGATGGGCACCGATTCGGACCTGGGGTGGCCCGACGAGAAACCGGCCCACCGGGTGCGGGTGGACGGGTTCTTCATGGACGAGCACGAGGTCACCAACGCCCAGTTCCGCGCGTTCGTGGCGGCGACGGGGTACGCGACCACGGCCGAGAAGCCGGTCGACGTCGCGGCGATCCTCCGGCAGTCGGCGCCGGGCACACCGCCCCCGACCGGGGACGGACTGCTCCCGGGGTCGGTGGTGTTCGTCCCGCCGAGCGGTCCGGTCCCGGTACACGGTTCCGAGGTGTACCGGCAGTGGTGGCGGTGGACCCCGGGCGCGTGCTGGAAGCACCCACAGGGGCCGGGCAGCAGCGTTGAGGGGAAGGACGACCACCCGGTCGTTCACGTCTCGTGGGACGACGCCGTCGCCTATGCGAAGTGGGCCGGGAAACGGTTGCCGACCGAAGCCGAGTGGGAGTTCGCCGCCCGGGGCGGGCTGGACCAGAAGCCCTACGTGTGGGGCGACGAGCGGCCCTCGGACGCGGTCGTCCACGCGAACATCTGGCAGGGCGAGTTCCCGGTCCACAACACGGCCCGCGACGGCTTCGAGGGGACCGCGCCGGTCAAGTCCTACGCCCCCAACGGGTACGGGCTGTACGACGTGGCCGGGAACGTGTGGGAGTGGTGCGCCGACTGGTACGACCGCGACCTGTACCGCACACGGGCCGGCGCCGGGGTGACCGCCAACCCGACCGGCCCGGACCGCAGCTCCAATCCCGCGCGGCCGTACACGCCCGAGCGCACCCAGCGAGGCGGGTCGTTCCTGTGCAACGACAGCTACTGTTCGCGGTACCGGCCGAGCGCCCGGCACGGGTGCAGCCCGGACACGGGCATGTCGCACGTCGGGTTCCGCTGCGTCCGGACCCCCGACTGAGCGCGGACCCGGCGCCGGCCCCTCGCGCCCGCGCGTCCGGCCCGCACGGACGATGATGCGTTCCCGGCCCCACCCACGGCCCCAGGAAAGAACGACCCCATGAGCGCCCCCCCACTCACCGCGGCCCTCTTCACCGGTCTCGCTCTCGCGGCCCTTGCGCCGGCCGCCCGCGCGCAAGCCCTGACGGAAAACGAGGCCGCGCAAATCGGCACCGCGGCTTACATCTACGGCTACCCGCTCGTCACGATGGAGTACACGCGGCGGGTCATGACCAACGCGACCGAGCCGAAGGGCAACCACGCCCCGATGGGCCAGTTCTTCAAGTCCCGCGTTTACCCCGACGCGAAGTTCCGCGACGTGACCGCCCCCAACGCCGACACCCTGTACTCGACCGCGTGGCTCGACCTGACGAAGGAGCCCTACGTCCTCAGCCTCCCGGACATGGGCGACCGCTACTTCCTCATGCCCATGCTCAGCGCCTGGACGGACGTGTTTCAGGTCCCGGGCACGCGCACCACGGGCAACAAGGCGCAGACCTTTGCCGTCACCGGCCCCGGCTGGACCGGCACGCTGCCCGCGGGCGTCAAGGAACTCAAGGCGCCCACGAACATTGTCTGGGTCCTCGGCCGCACCTACTGCACCGGCACGCCCGAGGATTACAAGGCGTGCCACGCCGTGATGGACAAGTACGACCTGCGCCCGCTGAGCGCCTGGGGCAAGCCCTACGCCCCACCGGCGGGCACGGTCGATCCGGCGATCGACACGAAGACCGCGGTCCGCGAACGGGTCCACGCGCTGGACGCGGGCGCGTACTTTGCCACACTCGCCGCACTGATGAAGGACAACCCGCCGGCGAAGGGGGACGCCCCGATGGTCGAACAACTGGCGAGGATCGGCGTCGTCCCCGGCAAGGGCTTCGACCCCGCCAAGCTCGACCCGGCGGTGGCGAAGGGGTTGGCAACGGCCCCGAAGGCGGCCCAGGCGGCAATCATCGGCAATTTCAAGAACGCGGGCAAAGAGGTCAACGGCTGGCAGGTCATGACGAAGACCGGCCTGTACGGAACCGAGTACCTCCAGCGCGCGTTCGTCACCGCCGTCGGCCTCGGGGCGAACCGGCCGGAGGACGCGGTGTACCCCACGTCGGTTACCGACGCGACCGGGAAGAAGTACAGCGGCGCGAACAAGTACGTCGTCCATTTCGACAAGGGCCAGGTGCCGCCGGTGAAGGCGTTCTGGTCGATTACGATGTACGACGCCGGGTACTTCTTCGTGGCCAACCCGCTGAACAAGTACACAGTCAGCCCCCGGAACGACCTGACGTACAACCCGGACGGCTCCCTGGACCTGTTCATCCAGCACGAATCGCCGGGCAAGGACAAGGAAGCGAACTGGCTGCCCGCCCCGAAGGGCGAGTTCGTGTTGATGCTGCGGATGTACTGGCCGGAGGTCCGGAGCCCGTCGGTCATCGACGGCTCCTGGAAGCCGCCACCGGTGACCCCCGTGAAGTGAGTGCGCGGAAACGGTCCGGTCGGGAACGCCCCTGTGCGGGTGCGTGCGGCTCGCTTCCCGTGGTCGGGCGCGGATTGATTTCCAAACGACTCGTTACTACAGAGGGGTTCCATGTTCACGGGATCGAGAATCCAGACCGCCCTTGTGCTCGCCGTCGGCCTGACGGCCGGCTACGCGGCGGCGTCCGGGCGGTTCAACTCGTTCGCGAGCACCGGGGCGGCCCCCGCCGGCGCCGCCGACCCGACCGCCGGACCGGCCGCCGGTGGCTGTTGTGCCGGCGCCGATCCGGCGGCGCTGGCGGCGGTCGCCGCCCACAACGCGAAAGTGGCCGCGGCGGCACAAAAAGATGGCAAGAAACCGAACGTCTGCGTCATCTGGGGCGACGACATCGGCCAGTCGAACCTCAGCTGCTACACCCGCGGGGTCATGGGGTACCACACGCCCAACATCGACGGCATCGCCAAAGCCGGGATGATGTTCACCGACTACTACGGCGAGCAGAGTTGCACGGCCGGGCGGGCGTCGTTCATCACCGGGCAGCACGGCCTGCGCACCGGGCTGACGAAGGTCGGGCTGCCGGGGGCGACCCTCGGCTTGCAGAAAGAGGACCCGACCATCGCCGAACTGCTCAAACCGCTCGGGTACGCCACGGGCCAGTTCGGCAAGAACCACCTGGGCGACCGCAACGAGTTCCTGCCCACGGTTCACGGGTTCGACGAGTTCTACGGTAACCTGTACCACCTCAACGCCGAGGAAGAACCGGAACTGCCCGACTACCCCAAGGACCCGGCGTTCCGGGCGAAGTACGGCCCCCGTGGCGTCCTGGACTGTAAGGCCACCGACCGGGACGATCCGACGGTCGACGGGCGGTTCGGGAAAATCGGCAAGCAGACCATCAAGGACACCGGCCCGCTGACCCGGAAGCGGATGGAGACGATCGACGACGACGTGGCGGACCGGGCCGCGGAGTTCATCAAGCGACAGGCGCAGGCGGACAAGCCGTTCTTCGTGTGGGTCAACTTCACCCACATGCACTTCCGCACGCACGTCAAGCCGGAGAGCCGGGGGCAGTCCGGGCGGTGGATGGGCGAGTACGCCGACGCCATGATCGACCACGACAAGAACATGGGCACGGTGCTCACTGCCCTCGACGCCGCCGGGGTCGCGGACAACACGTTCGTCGTGTACTCGACCGACAACGGCCCGCACATGAACACCTGGCCGGACGGGGCGATGACCCCGTTCCGGAACGAGAAGAACTCCAACTGGGAGGGCGCGTACCGGGTGCCGTGTCTCGTCCGCTGGCCGGGCAAGGTCGCGGCGGGCAGCGTGTCGAACCAGATCACGGGCCACCACGACTGGATGCCGACCGTGCTGGCGCTGGCCGGGGACGCCGGGGTGACCGAGAAGTTGCTCAAGGGGCACCCGGTCGGGGACGCGACCTACAAGGTCCACCTGGACGGCTACAACCTGGTCCCGCACCTGACCGGTCAGAGCGCCAGGGGGCCGCGCGAATCGTTCCTGTACTGCAACGACGACCAGCAACTCGTCGGCCTGCGCTACGACAACTGGAAGCTGGTGTTCATGGAGCAGCGGGCGCCGGGCACCCTGCTGGTCTGGGCCAACCCGTTCACGACGCTCCGGGTCCCCAAAATGTACAACCTGCGGCTCGACCCGTACGAGCGCGCGGATCTCACCTCGAACACCTACTACGACTGGCTCATGGATCACGCCTTCCTGTGCGTGCCCGCGCAGGACTACGTGGGCAAGTTCCTGATGACCTTTAAGGACTACCCCCAGCGGCAGAAGGCGGCCAGCTTCAACCTCGACGAGGTCATGAAGAAGTTGCAGGAGAGCGGGGGGAAGTGACCCGATGGGGGGCGCCGCGCCGGCCGGGCGGTCGAGCCCTCCGGTCGGCCCATCGCCGGTTCGGTGACGCGCCCCGCTACCCCACAGGAACCTACACCGTGTGTTCGCGACTCCTCCTGACGGCCGCACTCGGCGCGATCGGCTGGGCCGTCACCGCGCCCGCCGCACCAGCGGCGGACAAGCCCAACATCGTCGTCATCCTCGCGGACGATCTCGGCAACGCCGACCTCGGCTACCGCGGGAGCAAGATCAAGACGCCCAACATCGACGCTCTGGCAAGGGGCGGGGTGCGGCTCGAATCGTATTACGGCCTGCCCCTCTGCACCCCCGCCCGTGCGGCGCTCATGACCGGCCGCTACCCGATGCGCCACGGGCTGCAGACGCTCGTGATCTTCCCGGGCCACAAGTACGGTCTGCCGACCGACGAAAAGACCCTGCCGCAGGCGCTCAAAGAGGTGGGCTACGCGACGTACATGGTCGGGAAGTGGCACCTCGGCCACGCGGACAAGAAGTTCTGGCCGCAGAACCGCGGGTTCGACCACTTTTACGGTAACGTCGTCGGCGAGGTGGATTACTTCACCAAGGACCGGGGCGGCGTCACCGACTGGCAGCGGAACGGCACCTTCCTCAAGGAGGAGGGCTACTACACGCACCAGATCGGCCGCGAGGCGGTCGGGCTGATCGAAAAGCACGACACGGCCAAGCCGCTGTTCCTGTACTTCGCCTCCCTCTCCGCGCACGCCCCGTACCAGGCGCCGAAAGACGAGATCGCCGCCTACAAGGACGTGTTCCCGGACCCGCAGCACCGGACCTACGCGGCGATGGTCACCGGCCTGGACGCGGAGGTGGGGCGGATCGTCGCCGCGCTGGAAAAGAAGGGGATGCGCGAGAACACCGTGATCTTCTTCACCTCGGACAACGGCGGGGCCACGAGCGCGCTGTTCGCCACCGGGGCCCGGTCCCCGGAGGAGCGCGGGGCGAGCGGGGGCGTGGCGCTCGGGGCCAAGCCGCCGTGTTCGAACGCCCCGTTCCGCGGCGGCAAGGGAAGCCTCAAGGAGGGCGGGGTGCGCCTGCCCGCGATCGTGAACTGGCCGGCGAAGCTCAAACCCCGCGTCGTGAACGAGCCGCTGCACCACGTCGACGTGATGCCGACCCTGCTCGGCCTGGCCGGCGGGAAAGGGAGTTCCGACCACCCGTTCGACGGGGCGGACGCGCTCGCCACCATCGCCGAGGGCAAGCCGTCGCCGCACGACGACATCTTGATCAACGTGGAGGCGTTCCGCGGGGCCATCCGAAAAGACAATTGGAAGCTCATCAAGGTCGCCGCGCTTCCGGGCACGACCGAACTGTTCGACGTTTCGAAAGATCCGGGCGAGACGGAGAACCTGGCGGCCAAGTACCCCGACGTGGTCAAGGGGCTGGAAGCCCGGCTCCTGAACTACGCCCGGCAGCAGAAGCCGAGCGAGTGGTTGAAGTCGCAGGTGGACTTCCTCGGCTTCCAGGGCGAGACGTTCCTCGACCCGGAGTACAGCACGGACGGCGGCCTGCCGCACGAGAAGCCGGTTCTCCCCAAGAAGTGACCGGGTCCGGCGCGGAACCCCGCGCCGGGCCCTCAGGTCGCCGACCACACCCCGAGGGCCCGCCATGCGCTCGCGCTTCCTGCTTACCGCGGTCTTCGCCCTTGGTGGGTTCTCCGGTTGGATGGCCGCATCCGGTCGGCTCGCGGACCTGTTCACTCGGGAGCAGACGACCGCCGCGAAGGGGGACGGCTCCGTGCTGCCGTTCCCCCCGACGCCGTCGGCGAGTGTCGCCGGTCCGACGGTGCGGGACTCGAAGATGGCGTGGCGGAAGGAGCCGGACCGCCTCAAGCCCGGCGCGCCGAACGTGCTGATCGTGCTGATCGATGACGTGGGGTTCGGGACGCCCGACACGTTCGGCGGCGAGTGCCGCACGCCGACGCTCACGAAGCTGAAGGCCGAGGGGGTCTGCTACAACACGTTCCAC from the Frigoriglobus tundricola genome contains:
- a CDS encoding formylglycine-generating enzyme family protein; its protein translation is MKGSDPGRRSLAATPAPRPGPHLSRRVLLAGLAAGGFATAFGLTKLVRYQSTPPGMVRVPGGEFTMGTDSDLGWPDEKPAHRVRVDGFFMDEHEVTNAQFRAFVAATGYATTAEKPVDVAAILRQSAPGTPPPTGDGLLPGSVVFVPPSGPVPVHGSEVYRQWWRWTPGACWKHPQGPGSSVEGKDDHPVVHVSWDDAVAYAKWAGKRLPTEAEWEFAARGGLDQKPYVWGDERPSDAVVHANIWQGEFPVHNTARDGFEGTAPVKSYAPNGYGLYDVAGNVWEWCADWYDRDLYRTRAGAGVTANPTGPDRSSNPARPYTPERTQRGGSFLCNDSYCSRYRPSARHGCSPDTGMSHVGFRCVRTPD
- a CDS encoding DUF1254 domain-containing protein, whose product is MSAPPLTAALFTGLALAALAPAARAQALTENEAAQIGTAAYIYGYPLVTMEYTRRVMTNATEPKGNHAPMGQFFKSRVYPDAKFRDVTAPNADTLYSTAWLDLTKEPYVLSLPDMGDRYFLMPMLSAWTDVFQVPGTRTTGNKAQTFAVTGPGWTGTLPAGVKELKAPTNIVWVLGRTYCTGTPEDYKACHAVMDKYDLRPLSAWGKPYAPPAGTVDPAIDTKTAVRERVHALDAGAYFATLAALMKDNPPAKGDAPMVEQLARIGVVPGKGFDPAKLDPAVAKGLATAPKAAQAAIIGNFKNAGKEVNGWQVMTKTGLYGTEYLQRAFVTAVGLGANRPEDAVYPTSVTDATGKKYSGANKYVVHFDKGQVPPVKAFWSITMYDAGYFFVANPLNKYTVSPRNDLTYNPDGSLDLFIQHESPGKDKEANWLPAPKGEFVLMLRMYWPEVRSPSVIDGSWKPPPVTPVK
- a CDS encoding arylsulfatase — translated: MFTGSRIQTALVLAVGLTAGYAAASGRFNSFASTGAAPAGAADPTAGPAAGGCCAGADPAALAAVAAHNAKVAAAAQKDGKKPNVCVIWGDDIGQSNLSCYTRGVMGYHTPNIDGIAKAGMMFTDYYGEQSCTAGRASFITGQHGLRTGLTKVGLPGATLGLQKEDPTIAELLKPLGYATGQFGKNHLGDRNEFLPTVHGFDEFYGNLYHLNAEEEPELPDYPKDPAFRAKYGPRGVLDCKATDRDDPTVDGRFGKIGKQTIKDTGPLTRKRMETIDDDVADRAAEFIKRQAQADKPFFVWVNFTHMHFRTHVKPESRGQSGRWMGEYADAMIDHDKNMGTVLTALDAAGVADNTFVVYSTDNGPHMNTWPDGAMTPFRNEKNSNWEGAYRVPCLVRWPGKVAAGSVSNQITGHHDWMPTVLALAGDAGVTEKLLKGHPVGDATYKVHLDGYNLVPHLTGQSARGPRESFLYCNDDQQLVGLRYDNWKLVFMEQRAPGTLLVWANPFTTLRVPKMYNLRLDPYERADLTSNTYYDWLMDHAFLCVPAQDYVGKFLMTFKDYPQRQKAASFNLDEVMKKLQESGGK
- a CDS encoding arylsulfatase B; translation: MCSRLLLTAALGAIGWAVTAPAAPAADKPNIVVILADDLGNADLGYRGSKIKTPNIDALARGGVRLESYYGLPLCTPARAALMTGRYPMRHGLQTLVIFPGHKYGLPTDEKTLPQALKEVGYATYMVGKWHLGHADKKFWPQNRGFDHFYGNVVGEVDYFTKDRGGVTDWQRNGTFLKEEGYYTHQIGREAVGLIEKHDTAKPLFLYFASLSAHAPYQAPKDEIAAYKDVFPDPQHRTYAAMVTGLDAEVGRIVAALEKKGMRENTVIFFTSDNGGATSALFATGARSPEERGASGGVALGAKPPCSNAPFRGGKGSLKEGGVRLPAIVNWPAKLKPRVVNEPLHHVDVMPTLLGLAGGKGSSDHPFDGADALATIAEGKPSPHDDILINVEAFRGAIRKDNWKLIKVAALPGTTELFDVSKDPGETENLAAKYPDVVKGLEARLLNYARQQKPSEWLKSQVDFLGFQGETFLDPEYSTDGGLPHEKPVLPKK